A DNA window from Anas platyrhynchos isolate ZD024472 breed Pekin duck chromosome 33, IASCAAS_PekinDuck_T2T, whole genome shotgun sequence contains the following coding sequences:
- the NKPD1 gene encoding NTPase KAP family P-loop domain-containing protein 1, producing MEPAGTAGCCSPTGSCEERRPCLCCAEGGDHGGGHPGGHPCTLWDSDTVEGEAAEHEGALTEDDVYCRCLSRTLCHTATPVTVGFYAPCSHRLYSLLDKVTGFMREEAARREERELQRGQAKPRSAEGWGLPLLLWYLAFYKPIITELHLRRKNIGFIFIRFSAWQYAGCDKLWAGLVTTLCSSVRHHFGALPLSVYHVMGARPRFASGFSQKEWVLKRGACLKLWGLLLVLGAGLGVLLAALLVPGLKEHRALKVVGSTVTSLSGSGLVLGALSVLKNLLVSEKQKIERLTNSEKFTSQLGFMSKVRGEVEVLIGFLAFMEIFERRRLRVVLEITSLDLCYPEKVAGVLNAMNTLLSDANAPFIFVLAVDPSVIVPCLEQTGCMKGLADNGYLYLSRTVTLPFSIPRMGSRSRLQCLEAAVQTREDLMYRVITGNVERRRRRAKDQGATGAPPRHEVAEAEAVRCIHEAFRCLHDGADLLARYLPSNGTQLRRIVNTVPVTLRLLLHRGGRPQGPAPRAAAAWVVLADRWPCRLSWVLQCLEDAWQARPPPGFEERSLWDVFRQHLAELCALRQPLHNALGLDEDPELFEAFLARDFPFTARDARALLPVTVNLDHSIRHKMGLLRGLDRLAKEAAAAAKVSRGVQCPHPE from the exons ATGGAGCCCGCGGGGACAGCG GGGTGCTGCTCGCCCACGGGGTCGTGCGAGGAGAGGCGGCCGTGCCTGTGCTGCGCTGAGGGGGGGGACCATGGCGGGGGGCACCCCGGGGGACACCCCTGCACCCTCTGGGACAGCGACACCGTGGAGGGGGAGGCCGCGGAGCACGAAG gggCTCTGACGGAGGACGATGTTTACTGCCGCTGCCTGTCGCGGACGCTGTGCCACACGGCCACCCCCGTCACCGTCGGCTTCTACGCGCCCTGCAGCCACCGCCTCTACTCGCTGCTGGACAAGGTCACCG gCTTCATGCGGGAGGAGGCGGCGCGGCGCGAGGAGCGGGAGCTGCAGCGGGGCCAGGCGAAGCCGCGCAGCGccgagggctgggggctgcccctgctcctctggtACCTGGCCTTCTACAAACCCATCATCACCGAGCTGCACCTGAGGAGGAAGAACATCGGCTTCATCTTCATCCGCTTCAGCGCCTGGCAATACGCCGGCTGCGACAAGCTCTGGGCCGGGCTGGTCACCACGCTCTGCTCCAGCGTCCGGCACCATTTCGGGGCTCTGCCCCTCAGCGTTTACCACGTGATGGGCGCCCGGCCCCGCTTCGCCTCGGGCTTCAGCCAAAAGGAGTGGGTGCTGAAGCGAGGAGCCTGCCTGAAgctctgggggctgctgctggtgctgggcgcggggctgggggtgctgctggcggCGCTGCTGGTGCCCGGGCTGAAGGAGCACCGGGCGCTGAAGGTGGTGGGCAGCACCGTCACCTCGCTCTCGGGCTCCGGGTTGGTGCTGGGAGCCCTTTCGGTGCTGAAAAACCTGCTGGTGAGCGAGAAGCAGAAAATCGAGCGGCTGACCAACAGCGAGAAGTTCACCAGCCAGCTGGGCTTCATGAGCAAGGTGCGCGGCGAGGTGGAGGTGCTCATCGGCTTCCTGGCCTTCATGGAGATCTTCGAGCGCCGGCGGCTGCGCGTGGTGCTGGAGATCACCAGCCTGGACCTCTGCTACCCGGAGAAGGTGGCCGGCGTCCTCAACGCCATGAACACGCTGCTCTCCGACGCCAACGCCCCCTTCATCTTCGTCCTGGCCGTGGACCCCAGCGTCATCGTGCCCTGCCTGGAGCAGACGGGCTGCATGAAGGGGCTGGCGGACAACGGGTACCTCTACCTCAGCCGGACGGTGACGCTGCCCTTCTCCATCCCCCGCATGGGCTCGCGCTCGCGGCTGCAGTGCCTGGAGGCGGCGGTGCAGACGCGCGAGGACCTGATGTACCGAGTCATCACCGGCAACgtggagcggcggcggcggcgcgccAAGGACCAGGGGGCAACGGGGGCACCGCCGCGGCACGAGGTGGCCGAGGCCGAAGCCGTGCGCTGCATCCACGAGGCTTTCCGCTGCCTCCACGACGGCGCCGACCTCCTGGCTCGCTACCTGCCCTCCAACGGCACCCAGCTGCGCCGCATCGTCAACACCGTCCCCGTCACCCtccggctgctgctgcaccgCGGCGGCCGTCCCCAAGGTCCCgctccccgcgccgccgccgcctgggTGGTGCTGGCCGACCGCTGGCCGTGCCGCctgagctgggtgctgcagtgCCTGGAGGACGCGTGGCAAGCGCGGCCGCCCCCCGGTTTCGAGGAGCGGTCGCTCTGGGACGTTTTTCGGCAGCACCTGGCTGAGCTCTGCGCCCTGCGGCAGCCCCTGCACAACGCCCTGGGGCTGGACGAGGACCCCGAGCTCTTCGAGGCTTTCCTGGCCCGCGATTTTCCCTTCACCGCCCGCGACGCCCGCGCCCTGCTCCCCGTCACCGTCAACCTGGACCACTCCATCCGGCACAAGATGGGGCTCCTGCGAGGCCTCGACCGCCTGGCCAAggaggccgccgccgccgccaagGTGTCCCGCGGGGTGCAGTGTCCCCACCCCGAGTGA